Below is a window of Pseudomonadota bacterium DNA.
CGCAGCTTGGCCGCGACGGGCGCGCATCTGCTGCCAGCGCTCGGCACGCTGTGCTTTCATCAACTGGCGGCGCTCCATGCGCTGAGCCTGCATCATCTGGCGACGTTGCTGGCGCAGACCCCCGAGCTCTCCGCGCTGCTCGGCTCTCATCTGCCGGCGTTGCTCGCGCAGCTGTGCCCTCTGTGCCGGGTCCTTCGGATTCGCAGCCTGCCGGGCGGCCCGCTGGGCGGCCCGCTGGGATCGGTGATCCTGCCGCAGCTCGCGGCCCTTGGCGCGCAGGCCCTGCCGCTGGTCGCGGTGTTGTTTCCGCAGCGCGCGCCGCTCGGCCCTGCGCTTTTTGGCTGCCGCGCGGGCCTCCGGACCGAGATCCGCGCGCAGGCCAGGGTCCGGGCGAGTGGGGTCAGGTGCAGGGGTGTCTTGCGCTTGAACGGCCGCTGGCAAACCCAGCAGCAGCGCCAGACCGGCAAGAAGTAGCTGTTTCATATCGAGTCCTTCTGGTTAGGGTAGTCAATACGACGGTCGGCCGACCGTTGCGACGGGTAGGACGAGGTTCGTGCTCACAGGGTTCCCGTAATAGAATCCGGGAACCCCGGCGGCCCGCGGCTCGTCTAACACAACCGCGCGCACGGACACTCACCTTGGTCTGGCTTTGACTAGCTCGGCGGACATCAACGGCCTCATCCGGCGGGCGCAGGAGGGCGACGTTGCCGCCTTCCAGAAGGTCATCTCGTCGCATCTCGGACAGGCGCGACGTTTCGCGCGCGGTTTCAGCTCGAACGAGCAGGACGCCGACGACTTGGCCCAAGAAGCGCTCGTCAAGGCGTACCGCTCGTTGCGCTCTTATCGCTTTCGCTCCAGCTTCTCTACCTGGTTGTTCCGTATCACGCGCAACGTATGCATCGATGCGGCACGCAGCCGGGCGGCCAAGGAAAAAGCCCGCCAGGCCTCGCTGCGGGCGTCTCGAGCCTGCGACGAGCTGGCCGTGCAGCCCGACG
It encodes the following:
- a CDS encoding RNA polymerase sigma factor, with the translated sequence MTSSADINGLIRRAQEGDVAAFQKVISSHLGQARRFARGFSSNEQDADDLAQEALVKAYRSLRSYRFRSSFSTWLFRITRNVCIDAARSRAAKEKARQASLRASRACDELAVQPDAQLAREQDRQRLWNALNRLPGEFRSVILLFYVEGMSHDEIAAIERIAVGTVKSRLSRGRRRLRELLRPAASTRPPAGNLSGPSLVKPEGSP